Genomic DNA from Pirellulales bacterium:
GCGCTCGTCGTTCGGCTTGCCGAACTGAGCATAAATGAACGCGTCGTCGAAGTTGCCGTACTTTTTCGAGTCGGCAACCGTGGCACCGTAAATGATCCCGTCCACGCCCGCCCAGTAGGCGGTCGCCAGGCACATCGGGCATGGCTCGGACGAGGTGTACAGGATGCAGCCATCCAACTTCGGCTTCTTCAAAAGCGCACACGCCTGACGGATGGCGTGCATCTCGCCGTGCCATGTCGGATCGTTCTGGGCGACCACGTGGTTCATGCCGTCGGCGATCACGTTACCATCGCTGTCGACGATCACGGCGCCGAAGGCACCTCCGGTCTTATACTCGACGCCCGCTTTGCGCGAATTGGCAATCGCGCGACGCATGAACTCTTCGTGCTTGTCCGTCGGAAAGCGAGCCAACACTTCGGCCGCCGAGATCGTCGGCTTGTCGCTGGGCACCGCTGGTGTGGCGCCGTTGTCCTTCGGGACGGGAATGAAAGCCATCGCCGTCTTCGTGCCGCTCAGTTGCGTCATCAACACGGCGCCACCGATCAAACCGGCAGCAATGAGCACGCCGAGCGTAATGCGACCAGCGCGCGCGCTAGCACAAGCTTGTAAACGACTCATGGTCAGGTCCTCGAGAGAATGTTTGATATAGCCAAAACGGCCAGATGCATGGCGGCGGAGAGGGAAGAGTTCGCCGGCCACGCTATAAAGCTAGGTCATCTGCACTGGCGGGCGAACGATCGCGCCGATTGTGCCGCGGCCGGGGGTGCATTCGCAGAGAGAAAGCGAATGGCACAGGGGGAAGTGCGGGTTGTAGGAGCCGATCCCCGCGGTGGCGATAACGTGCTACGGGACGCACGCCCCCAGGCCATCGACAAACTCGTCGAATCTCGCCAAGAGCTCCGCCTTCGCGGGCACGGTCTCATACTTGAGAAATCCGCGCGACTCGTATCGTATTCCATTCCAGGTGAACGTCACCGCCAATCGATCGTAAATGATCTCGGCCGCGACTTCGTGATCGTCGAGCCAATCTAGGTAGGCAAGCCATCGAGACTGATGCTCTTGCCAGTACTTCTCGGCAGCTGCGATGCGCCAGCGGTAGGCGCGAAGTTGCCAATCCTTGTAGTGTGCGTAGTAGCGCGCCAGTAGCAACATTTCCGTGCCGTGGAACAGCGTGTAGATAAGGCCACCTCGGCGATTCACTTCAAGAAAACCGCATTTCTCAAGGTAGGCGTTTTCGATGGGTCGGCGAAATTGCAGGCTCGACCCGCCGCGGATCTCGGTTTTGTATTTGCGCGACTTAAGCATGAGGACCACTAGGCCAGGACCTCATGCACGGGCACGCCACCGTGCGAAACGGCGATCGGCCGATTGGCCCGATCGTAGACCGGCATCGCGGGATCGATGCCTAGCAGGTGATAAATCGTGGCGCAGATATCGCGAATGTGGACTGGCTTGTCCTTGATAAAAGCGGCTTGAGCGTCCGACGCTCCGTGAATCGTGCCGCCGCGAATGCCAGCGCCGGCGAACATCACCGAATAGCAATAGGTCCAATGATCACGTCCGCCGTTGGCGTTAATCTTCGGCGTGCGCCCCATTTCTCCCATCGTCACGACCAGCGTCTGATCGAGCAAACCACGCGCGTCGAGGTCTTCGATAAACGCCGCATACGTCTGGTCGAAGTTCGGCAACAGCGTTTCACGCAGCATGGGAAAGTTCCGTTGGTGCGTATCCCAGCCGGCCTTGCTGACGTCGAAGCGCTTCGAGAAATTATCCCAACTCACGTTGACGAATTGCACGCCACGTTCGACAAGCCTTCGGGCCAGCAATGTCGAGGAGCCGAACAGTGTCCGCCCATAGCGCTCGCGCATCGGATCGGTTTCTTGCCCCAGGTCGAAGGCTTCGCGCACCCTGGCCGAGGTCAGCATCTCGAACGCCAGGCGCTGCTCGCGCGGGAAGTTGCCAAAGTCTCGGCTCGATTCCAAGCCACGAAATTCTTCGTCTAACACGTCGACGAGTCGGCGACGATTCTGCAAGCGAGGCAGCGTAATGCCCTCGGGCAGTTCGGCCCTCGCCAGGTTCGGTTCGCCGCGCACGACCTGCGGGCTCCATATATCATCCGGCGGATGATCAACGTAGGCGGTGCATTCGGTACAGAACGGGTCATACCGGCGTCCCAGAAAGCCGCCGTGGGGTCCGGCTTTCTTCCGCACCTCACCCCACCCAAGCGAGCAAGGAAGATACGCGTACGTCGGCAGTTCCTTCGCCGTCGAGCGATCGAGGTAGGCGCACACCGAACCCATGCTCGGCGGATCCCCGTCACGAAATTCCTCGTCCGGCAAGTTCACGTCATAGCCGGTGTACATGGGCAAGTTCTTATGACAGCCGCCGTTGTGATAGGTGCTCCGTACGATGGCCGTTTTGTGCATCCACCGCGCGGTTCGCGGTAGGTGCTCGCAGATTTCGACGCCCGAGGCGCTCGTGGCAATCGGCTTGAACTCGCCTCCGACGCCCCCGGTGGCCGTGGGCTTCATATCGAACATGTCCTGCGTCGGCGGGCCGCCTTGCAAATAGATGAGCACCACGCTTTTGGCCCGCCCCGGCCGCCGCGCGCCTGGAACAACATTGTCCAGCGCCAGCAAAGACTGCGTATTGAACACTCCCCCAAGCAGCGAGAGCGCGCCCGCGGTGAGCACATCGCGGCGCGTCGAGCCGCGCCCGTTTGCCGTGTTTCTGGATACCGTGATGGTGCTCACAGCATTTCGCTCCCTGGCGATCGGCCGGCCCCCCGGGCAGTTGCCAGCATCCTAACGAGCATCTGTTGCCGACAGCAACAGTTTGGGCACAGCTAGCTGCGCAAATAACATCACGTCGCCAACAACTCCGCGTTCCCCCAACTGGGGATAACTCGGTAAGACGGCGCAGATTTGACCATCGAAACGGTCCGGCGAACTTGGAGAAAATTCATGCGATTTCTGACAAAACACGGCCGCGCCCCGGTTGAGTTTAACGATTGTACGGCCTGTGCCGGAAAAGACGTACCGTCTGTTGCGCCGATTACCGCCAACGTCCTCATGGGCAAGGATGGCAGCGACGATTCATAGATAGGGCTGTTACTCTCTCCGCGTAACTCACGGACGAATCGTTTTTGCATGGCTGCCAATTGCGACACAGCAAACTCGGTGTGGCGAACGCTGCAACCGATCAGCCTGGCCGGCTTCGGGGTGCTGGCCTGTGCGCTGGCGGGGTGCAGTCGTCCATCGATACCGGACGCGACTTCGTCCGCCACGGAACCGGAAGCCCGGATCGTCCTCCGAGCCGAGGCGATCGACTCCTCGGCCAATAGCGCCGACCGTGCGACTCCGTGCGTCGCGCTCGATGACGCCAGTTCCCCAGGCACTGGTCGGCTGGCAATCGTTACTGAAACCACGACCGGCAATCCGCCCGCTGCCAAGAAGCCTGTCGTCTCGGTCGTCGGAACGAAGCCGCAACGTCCCGCTATCAAGAAACCACCCAAGCACGAACCACGCGTCACGGCCACGGCTCCGCAACGTCCAACTGTACGATTGGCCGACCCCGCGCCTGTCGAAGAAGAGGCGTCAGTTGACATAATGCAGCCGGCGACGAACGAAACTCTCGCACCGATCGCCGCTGCACCGGTTGCCGTTGCTCCGATCGTCGCAGCGCCGATTGTCGAATCGACGCCTGCTCCCGCGCCGCCAACGCTCAAGCCAGCACCGGCGCTGAGCATCGCGATTCCCGGTGGACCCGTCCATGCGCCGCGCAATGCCGCCCCGGTATTGCATGCCGCAAAACCGCGGGCCGAAGCTGCCGTGCCCGAGACCGCCAGCTCACTGGCGCCTGTGACGAATGCCGCTGCCGCGCCGGCAACAGTTGCCATGCAGCCGACCGTTTCGAAGCAAACGGATGTTAGCGCCGTTGAACCGACACGTTCACCGACGATCGCCGTCGCGACGCAACCCGTCATCGCACCGGCACCAGTTGCCGCGCCGCAAGCTGTCTCGCTGCAAGAGTCGCTTGCCACACGACAGGCCGAGACCTTGCCAGCCGCTGAGACTGACGTATTGCCTCGCGAAGCGCCGGCCGTGGCTACTAATCCACCGGCAAGCCAATGGCGCCCGTTCCCAACTGGCATCGGACATTGGCCGCAACCGACAATCGGTTCGCGCGCCACGACCCCGGCCGTCTCGTCGAATCTGTCGAACTTGACGCCGAACGTTCCGCCGAAGGCACCGATGAGCCTGGAAGCGCCAGTGCGTCCCATCGATTCACCCGCGGCACCCGCAGTCGTCGGCCCCGTGCGCCAGCCACTGCCGGCTCAGGCTCCGCAACAAGTTGTCGTCGCACCTCCGGTCGTTGCGCCGACCGTTACCACTCGGGAAGTTGCCGTAACCCAGCCGCAGCCATCGGTCACCGAGAAATCGCCGCCACCGTCGGCCCGGACATCCGCAGTTGCGCAGCAGCCACAGCGATCCGCGCCACCTGTCACCGAACAGCCTGTGACGGCTCCGCCGCAGGTAGCGCAACAACGTCCGCGCGTCCAGCCGGCTCCCGTAACTCAGGCACGTCCCCTCGCGCAAATGCCGCCGGTGCGTGTCGCGTCGATGATGCCCCCCAGTCCGCCGTCCGGCACGACCGCGGCCGAAGCGTCGCAGCAACTGGCGATGATCTCAAACCGCGCGGGCGAGCACATCGAATACGGATTCAATCTCGCCGAACGCGGCGCTCTGTTTACGGCCGAGGCCGAATTCACGCAGGGCCTGGTGCTGATCGCTCAGGCGCTGGACGCCGAGCAGCGCACGCAGATTCACAGCCGAGCGGTCGCCGCCGGTCTGAGGGCCCTGACCGAGGCGGATGATTTCGTCCCGCGCAATGGACAAACGATGGTGCGCGTCTCGGACATCGTGGCCGGACATAAAACACCCGTCTGGTCGAACGCCCGCCCGGACGAGATTCCGCCGCTCGTGGCCATGCAGCGTTATTACGCTTACGCGCAACAGCAATTCAACGTGTCCGGTTCGCGCGTGCCGGCCGCCGCGATGGCGCTCTACGGCTTGGGACGATTGCAGCCGGCGCTGGCCGCCGAAGACAGCGTCAAGAAAATGACGGCCGGCCCGAAAGCGATGGCCCTGTACCACGCCACGCTGGATATCGATCCGACGAATTATCTGGCTGCCAACGAGTTGGGAGTGCTGTACGGCCGGTATGGTCAATGGAACGAAGCCGAGATGGCCATCCGCCGCAGTATCGACATCGCACCGCGTCCCGAAAACTGGCACAACCTGGCCGATGTCCTCGATCGAACAGGCAACACCGCCGGCGCAAAGCACGCGCGAGAGCAAGAGCTGTTGGCACGCAATTCGGGCAACCGGCCTGGCTGGCAGACTTCCGCCGACCGGGCACCTTTGAAATACGTCGATCCGGAAACGTTCATCAAGGCTTCGGCCGGTGGTGACCCGGATCAACTCGTGACGGCCGATGTGGCGAAGGCGAATGGCGAATCCGACGCACCGCCGTCGAAGGACACCAAGACCGCGAAGCGATCATACGGTTGGGTTGGAGACAAGTTGGCCGAAGGAGCGGCACGCGTATCACGTCCGGCGAAATCCGATCCGGAGATGGTGCGCTAGCGGGACCACGGATGGTTCCACCAAGCATGAAAGGAAGCTTGTTGTGCTCATGAACGGAGTTTTAGCCTCTCGCCGCACGCCGCCGCTTCGCGTGGCCTCGAGCGCATTGACGATTGCGCTACTGGTCAGCAGCGTGGGTCTCTCGCGAGCCGCGCAGCCGCCGTCGGCGGCCTTGCCTCCGGGAACCGAGAGCGTCTCTCCCGACGTGCTGGGAACTCCGTCCGCGACACCGCTACCCAACGGTCCTCCGGCCGATGCCCTGACCGGACCGGTCTACGAAGGTAACTCCCAGGCCGAATTCGCCAATTTGCCCGTCGGCCCCGGCGTGGTCGAAGGGATGTGCCCGATGCCCTCCCCGTGGCGCTGCGGCGTGTATTGCGGAACAGGGGGCGCGTGCAATAACCAGACTTGGGAAAACGTTCGCCCGATACCCTGGCAAGTCTTTGCGCAAGGCGAATACATCGGACCGGCGCGCATGCGCCATGTTCCGGAATATCGTCTGCGCGTCGGCGACCGGCTGGGACTGGTCTTCCGCTTGACGACGATTCCCAGCACGACCCCTTATCTATTGACCGTTGGCGATGAAGTCACGATCGAATCGCTGACTAGCGACGACGTGCAACGCTCGGTCGTCATCCAGCCCGACGGCACGATTACGTTACGTCTGCTTGGCCAGGTGCGCGTCGCGGGCCGCTCGATCGACGAAGTGCGCCAGGATCTCGATGAGCGATACAGGAAATTCATCCGCGATCCCTCGATCACGGTGACGCCGATCAAGCTCAATACGAAGCTGCAAGAGCTGCGTGCCACGGTCGATGCCCGGCAAGGCCAAGGCGGTCAGCAGCGCGAGGCCCGGGTAACGCCGGAAGGAACGATCCAGTTGCCCGGCCTTGGCTCGATTCCTGCGCAAGGCCTGACCTTGAACGAGTTGAAACGCGAGATCGATGTTCGCTATACGCAACTCGTCGAAGGCTTTGAAGTCACGCCGGTTCTCTTGGAACGCGCCCCGCGGTATGTCTTTGTCGTCGGTGAAGTGAGGCTGCCGGGCCGCTACGAATTGACCGGTCCCACAACGCTGATGCAGTCGATTGCATTGGCCGGCGGCTGGAACGTCGGCGGCAATGTAAACCACATCGTGGTGTTCCGCCGCGATGAATGTTGGAACCTGATGGCCACGCAGTTGACCGTATGCAAAGCGCTCTTCGGTCATGCCCCTTGCCCGGCGGATGAGATCTGGCTGCGCGACTCCGATGTGGTGGTGGTTCCCAAACGGGCCATTCTGGTGGTCGACGACGCGATCAGCCTGATTTTCACGCGCGGCTTGTATGGCGTGATCCCGTTCAACTTCACGGTCTTCCAAGGACTGAGCACGGGCCTAGTTTCGCCGA
This window encodes:
- a CDS encoding nucleoside deaminase; protein product: MSRLQACASARAGRITLGVLIAAGLIGGAVLMTQLSGTKTAMAFIPVPKDNGATPAVPSDKPTISAAEVLARFPTDKHEEFMRRAIANSRKAGVEYKTGGAFGAVIVDSDGNVIADGMNHVVAQNDPTWHGEMHAIRQACALLKKPKLDGCILYTSSEPCPMCLATAYWAGVDGIIYGATVADSKKYGNFDDAFIYAQFGKPNDERAISQQSVLRPEAVEVWKEYANRTDKIDY
- a CDS encoding DUF1501 domain-containing protein; amino-acid sequence: MSTITVSRNTANGRGSTRRDVLTAGALSLLGGVFNTQSLLALDNVVPGARRPGRAKSVVLIYLQGGPPTQDMFDMKPTATGGVGGEFKPIATSASGVEICEHLPRTARWMHKTAIVRSTYHNGGCHKNLPMYTGYDVNLPDEEFRDGDPPSMGSVCAYLDRSTAKELPTYAYLPCSLGWGEVRKKAGPHGGFLGRRYDPFCTECTAYVDHPPDDIWSPQVVRGEPNLARAELPEGITLPRLQNRRRLVDVLDEEFRGLESSRDFGNFPREQRLAFEMLTSARVREAFDLGQETDPMRERYGRTLFGSSTLLARRLVERGVQFVNVSWDNFSKRFDVSKAGWDTHQRNFPMLRETLLPNFDQTYAAFIEDLDARGLLDQTLVVTMGEMGRTPKINANGGRDHWTYCYSVMFAGAGIRGGTIHGASDAQAAFIKDKPVHIRDICATIYHLLGIDPAMPVYDRANRPIAVSHGGVPVHEVLA
- a CDS encoding polysaccharide biosynthesis/export family protein, producing MNGVLASRRTPPLRVASSALTIALLVSSVGLSRAAQPPSAALPPGTESVSPDVLGTPSATPLPNGPPADALTGPVYEGNSQAEFANLPVGPGVVEGMCPMPSPWRCGVYCGTGGACNNQTWENVRPIPWQVFAQGEYIGPARMRHVPEYRLRVGDRLGLVFRLTTIPSTTPYLLTVGDEVTIESLTSDDVQRSVVIQPDGTITLRLLGQVRVAGRSIDEVRQDLDERYRKFIRDPSITVTPIKLNTKLQELRATVDARQGQGGQQREARVTPEGTIQLPGLGSIPAQGLTLNELKREIDVRYTQLVEGFEVTPVLLERAPRYVFVVGEVRLPGRYELTGPTTLMQSIALAGGWNVGGNVNHIVVFRRDECWNLMATQLTVCKALFGHAPCPADEIWLRDSDVVVVPKRAILVVDDAISLIFTRGLYGVIPFNFTVFQGLSTGLVSPTSH